In the Malus domestica chromosome 16, GDT2T_hap1 genome, one interval contains:
- the LOC103402647 gene encoding E3 ubiquitin-protein ligase RHA2A encodes MGLQTQLNDVSSDSIPLLLIALIAGSIYRLRSSLLTLLHFLGLSPHPGPGTDYDEGDIAGPTVGSGLAGLVNLSDQLAINRQLSYPYDRDDAVATARDCDCVVCLCTLRDGELVRMLQCRHVFHKHCFDSWLNNLNFNCPLCRSPVLHRDSGALTRCRLSRDLLHWLSIR; translated from the coding sequence ATGGGGTTACAAACCCAGCTGAACGACGTCTCATCCGACTCCATCCCACTCCTACTCATCGCACTCATCGCCGGTTCTATCTACCGCCTCCGCTCCTCCCTCCTCACCCTCCTTCATTTCCTGGGTCTCAGCCCCCATCCCGGTCCAGGCACAGACTACGACGAAGGCGATATTGCGGGCCCGACCGTGGGCTCGGGACTCGCGGGTCTCGTTAACCTGTCCGACCAGCTCGCCATCAACCGCCAGTTATCCTATCCATACGACCGTGACGACGCCGTTGCCACCGCACGGGATTGCGATTGCGTGGTGTGCTTGTGCACCTTGAGGGATGGGGAGCTGGTCCGCATGCTCCAGTGCCGCCACGTGTTCCACAAGCACTGCTTCGACTCCTGGCTCAACAACCTCAACTTCAATTGCCCTCTCTGCCGCTCTCCCGTCCTACACCGCGACAGCGGCGCGCTCACGCGCTGCCGACTCTCCCGCGACCTCCTCCACTGGCTTTCCATCCGCTGA